AGCATCAAAAATTGGTGTTGGTATTGTTTTATCTAAATCTGCTCCAACTGATCTTGCTATTAAACTAGCAAATGATTTAAATATAACAGCTGTTGGTTTTATCAGAGGAAATTCCTTTAATGTTTATTCCCACCCAGAACGAATTGTTGATGAAAAATAGAGGGAGGTATCGTATTGAAGAATAATAAATCTGTTTATGATTATTTTGATCGTCCTCTACGAGATTTGCGAATTTCTGTAACAGATAAATGTAATTTTCGTTGTACTTATTGTATGCCTGCTGAAATATTTGGTCCGGACTATCCTTTTTTAAAAAGAAATGAACTTCTTTCTTATGAAGAAATTGAACGATTAACTAAAGTTTTTGTTCAAACACTAGGCGTTAAGAAAATTCGACTTACAGGTGGAGAGCCGTTAATGAGAAAAGACTTAGCTTTTCTTATTGATCGCATCAATTCTATAGACGGTGTAGAAGATATAGCGATGACTACGAACGGATATTTCTTACCTAAATATGCTAAAGAGCTTAAAGCTGCTGGATTACAACGTGTGTCCATTAGTCTTGACTCCCTGAATGATGATGTGTTCGGTAAAATTAATGGACGAGGTGTATCTGTAAAAGCTGTTTTAGACGGTATAGATGCTGCTTCTAAAGCTGGTTTAAAAGTGAAAATTAACATGGTTGTCAAACGTGGAATGAATGAACATGAAATTATTCCTATGGCAAAGTATTTCCGTGAAAAAGGCCATATTTTACGGTTTATTGAATTTATGGATGTTGGCAATTCAAATAAGTGGAACTTACAAGATGTTTATCCAAAAAAACAAATTGTGGAAGATATCCATGAGGTAATGCCATTAGAACCTGTGGATCCAAACTATACAGGTGAAGTTGCAAGCCGTTACCGTTACGTAGGTTCTCAAGATGAAATCGGGGTTATTTCATCTGTATCAGATGCATTCTGTTCAACATGTAATCGTGCTCGTCTGTCAGCAAGCGGTTCTCTTTATACATGTTTGTTTGCTTCAAAAGGTCACGATTTACGCGAAGTAATTAGATCGGAGAAAACGGATGAAGAGCTTGCAAAACATGTAACATCTATTTGGAATGGACGAAAAGATCAATACTCTGTTGAACGAAGTGAACTAACGACTAAGCGGGAAAAAATTGAGATGTCACATATTGGAGGATAAAATAGATGAGCTCATGTAAAATTGACCATACAATTGATGATGTTACTAAAAAGTTAAAGGAACAGACTCCTTATATGAATTATAGTTTAGGTGAAAAATGTTTCAATTTCTTATCTACCTCAGTTTCTCAAGCTGATCTCAATGAACTGTTTCACTTATTGAAAAAATTTGACTTAGCAAGTGAAGATGAAAAGAAAATTCGGATCGATAAGCTGGAAAAATTAGTACAATAATTAGTATATAAATATAGTAAAAAGGATGGTAATGAACCATCCTTTTTGTGTTCGACAAAATGCGGGAAGTGACAGGCACGCCCCCCTCAGTGTAGCAACTGCTCAATATCTTCCCAAGCAGGAAGTGTCTTGTTGAGAGGCTTGTCTTCACGGTAACCAAGTACATATTCGGCTTGCATGATTGTGTGAATTTCTCTTGTGCCTTCGTAAATAACCGGAGCCTTAGAATTTCGCAAATGTCTTTCAACTGGATATTCATCTGAGTAGCCATATGCTCCATGAATTTGGACAGCATCGTTTGCTGCTTCGTTAGCAAAATCGCAAGCCTGCCATTTTGCAAGCGAGGTTTCCCTTGTGTTTCGTTTTCCTTCATTTTTGAGACAGCCTGCACGATAAACGAGTAAACGAGACATTTGTAAACCTGCTTCCATCTTAGCAAGCATTTGTTGTACAAGCTGATGTTTACCGATTTCTTTTCCGAAGGTACTCCGCTCATGGCAATACTTAACACTTGCTTCAAGACAGGCTGAAATAATCCCACATGCTCCTGCTGCAACAGTAAACCTTCCATTATCTAATGCAGACATGGCAATTTTAAAGCCCTCCCCTTCTTCTCCTAGCAAGTTCTCTTTTGGAACTTTTACATTGTCAAAAAATAGTTCACCTGTATTACCAGCTCGAATGCCCAACTTACCTTTAATGGCTTTTGATGAAAAACCAGGCATTGTTCGTTCAACAATGAAAGCAGAGATTCCATGATGTTTTTTACTTGTATCTGTATAGGCAAAAACGAGGAAATGATCTGCTACATCACATAATGAAATCCATGTCTTCTGACCGTTTAGTATGTAGTGATCACCTTGCTTGATAGCTGATGTTTTCATCGAGGCTACATCAGATCCTGCATTAGGCTCCGTTAAACCAAATGCCCCAATTTTCTCACCTTTAGCTTGAGGAACAAGATAATTTCGCTTTTGCCATTCATTTCCCCACTGCAAAAGTGTCATGCTATTAAGTCCCGTATGAACTGATACTGCTGTACGAAATGATGTGTCACCTCTTTCTAGCTCTTCACAAACAATTGCCAATGCATTATAATCCATGCCGCTTCCACCATATTCTTCAGGAATACAAACTCCCATTAGGTTCAAGTCAGCAAGTCGATTCAAAATACTTGTTTCAAAATGACCTTTACGATCCCATTCACTAATATATGGAGATATTTCTCTATCAACAAATGATCTTACAAGTTTTTTCACCATTTCTTGTTCTTGAGATAGATTAAAGTTCATCATGTTTCATCCTCCTTTAAACTTACTTTTTCAAGCGTTTTCATACACTTATCCTATTCTATTAAATTAAATAAAGTCCTCCTAAATAAAAAGATTCATCTAACATTATATTAATCAAAATATATGAGCAATTTTCTCAAAATATAAGTTTCACTTAAGATACTGAATTTCTCCGTACTTTTTAATTGACATTCACTTTTTTAGATAATATAATTTATCTCGAAGTTATAAATCTTTAAACTGAGATATTTTAATTTAAAATAATATACTATTACTGGAGGAAAAAAGAAATGACAAAATCAAAATGGAATCTTGACCCAACACACAGCGGAGTAGACTTCTCTGTAAAACACATGATGTTTGCAACAGTTAAAGGTGGTTTTCAAAGCTTTAATGCTGAAATCGAGGCTGATCCAACTGACTTAACAACTGCTGATATTACATTTTCAATAGATTTAGCAAGTGTTGACACTCGTAACGAAGACCGTGACAACCACTTACGCTCTGCAGACTTTTTTGATGTTGAAAATCACCCAACTTTGACTTTTAAAGCTACAAACATTGAAAAAACTGATGAAAACGAGTATAACGTAACTGGAGATTTATCTTTACACGGTGTTACAAAATCCGAATCATTCGCAGTTTCTTTTGAAGGAACTGGTGTTGATCCATGGGGTAATGAAAAAGCTGGTTTTGCTGTAGAGGGCAAATTAAAGCGCAGTGATTATGGTCTAACTTGGAATGCACCATTAGAAGCTGGTGGAGTGTTAGTAGGCGATCAAATTAAAATTTCTCTTCAACTTCAAGCTGCAAAAGCTTAATGATAAAAGGGGCGAATCAATTCGCCCCTTATTTTATATTCTTTCCGTAGAAAATTTCATCCATTTCCTTCGTTAGTTTATCAGTAATTTGCTCTTGTTCTTCTTTACTTATTTTATCTTTGGTGTATCCAAATAAATAGTTGTTCAAATCGAATTTCTTCAGCTTACACTTCGTATGGAAAATATTCTCTTGATAAATATTCACATCAATCATGTCAAAATCTTCTTTTACTTCATCAGGAATATAATTTTGAATAGAACTGATATCATGATCAATAAATAATTTATCTCCATTAATGTCTCTTGTAAATCCCCTAACTCTATAATCCATTGTCATAATATCTGTGTCAAAGGAATGAATTAAGTAATTTAGTGCTTTAAGGGGTGAAATCTCTCCGCATGTGGAAACATCAATATCAGCACGAAACGTACTTATTCCCTCATTTGGATGATATTCAGGGTATGTATGAACCGTAATATGACTTTTATCTAGTCCCATTGTAACTGCTTCAGGGAGTGGACCTGGTGATTCATCATAGGATTCTGTTGGTACCTCAACAACTGGACCTTCAGAAACTAAGATTGTTACACTTGATCCTTGTGGAACATAGTCTTGCTTTGCAATATTTAAGACGTGAGCACCGATTATATCCGTAACATTTTTTAAAATTTTTGTTAAACGATCTGCATTGTATTGCTCATCAATATACTCAATATATGCTTCTCTCTCTTCCCTCGTCTTTGTATAACAGACATCATACATATTAAAACTTAGTGACTTTGTTAAATTATTAAAACCATGTAACTGGATTCTTTGTTCTGGAGTAAGCACCATAACTTCTTCCCCCTTTTAGTTGTGTTAGTTCCGAGACAAGCTTACATAGTTATATTACCCACTTTTTGAGATGACAATCATATTTCTCAAGCTTGAGAAATGATTACACGAAAAAGACAGCAACCTTAGGGATTGCTGTCTTTGTCTTAATATAGCTTATAAATTATTTAATGCAGTAGATATTGGATCTTCGCCTGACACAATATCAAAGGACTTGTGATAAGTATTTGGATTTTCAAGAGCTTCAATTATTGTTGTTGCGACATCTTCTCGTGGAATTGTTGCTCTTGGCACTTCATTACCTGCTGTGATTTTTCCAATTCCCTTTTCATTAAGTAAACCGCCCGGGCGAATAATTGTATAATTTAAGTTTGATTGTACTAGCATTTTATCTGCATAGTGTTTAGCTACATAATATGGTTTAAGATTTTCGTTCCAATTTTCCCGATTATTTGCTTGAAGAGCACTTACCATAATAAATCGGTCAATACCTGCTTTTTCAGCAGCCTCCATCGTTTTTACTGCTCCATCAAGATCAATTAGGAGTGTTTTATCAGATCCTGTGCTTCCTCCGGATCCAGCAGTAAATACGATTGCATCACAGCCATTTAATGCTTCTTGTAGTTCTTCAACTGTTCCTTCCAAATCAGCAATAACTGTTTCAATTCCTTTATTTTCAAATTCTCTCTGTTGCTCTTCCTTCCTTACCATTGCAAGTACAGTGTAGTTTTCACTCTCATTTAAACGCTCAGATAAATGTTTACCTATTTTTCCATTTGCTCCAACGACAAATACTTTCATTGTTTTATCCCCTCCTTTTATTACTCCTTTTCATTATTTCAAAGAAAAAACAAAAGTTCAAAAGGTTTGCTTTACAATGTAGTTTGAGCGATTACTGATAAAATTTTTTCTTCAAGTAATTTACCTTGCTCTTCATCTTTTAAATGATTCATCAAAATGGAAAAAATAAGTTTATTTCCGTCAGACAACGTTAAATAACCCGATATAGAGCTTACATTAGTAAGTGTACCGGTTTTCGCAACTACGTTTTCTTTTAGTGGTTCTTCTTTCATCCGATTACGCAGTGTACCACCTATTTTTTTTTCTTTTACACCTGCAACTGGTAAAGAGTTATAGAAAGACGAAAACCATGCCTGTGATTGAGATTTATATAAAAGATCTGTAACAGAGTTTGCCTGAATAGCGTTTACATGAGAAATACCCGATCCGTCTCTTAAGTACATATTCTCAACATCAATTCCGAGCGATGTTAATGTTTGTTTTTCAACCTCTAAACCTGCTTCCCAGCTTCCAGATTGCTTGTGAGCCTTCCCCATTTCTTTGACAAGCATTTCCGCATGTGTATTGTTACTATTTTTCATGAAAGGAATAAGTATTTCTTTTAGAGGAATTGATTGATGTGTAAGAAGCATTTTCGAATGATTTGGTTTTACCCCTTTACGTTCCCTACCTTTCACCTTAATTCCTTGTTGTTTTAATGCTTTTTTTAGGACTGAAAGAGAATAGCTTGTTGGATCCCATACTGCCACCCACTCTTTTATGGGCAATGCTTTATATGAAATGGTCCCTTCAACAATGACCTCATTTTTACCATGAGTACGTGAGATTGTAAGCTCACTTTCTTCATCTGTGGAAACTGTGTTAGTTTTATTTATAAGTGTAACAAAATCAGTATTAGGAAAAATTGAAATTTCCGCCTTTTGATTTTTTTGACCAGGAGAAACCTCAATGGTAACCGTTCCTGCATCAAAATCTTTATCAGGAGAAACTGTTAAGGCTGAAATTTGCGCACCATAATAAGCTGTTTCATCACTCCAAGGAAGATCCACTGAATACCGTACATCATCATACCAACTATCATCAGCAATTAAATCTCCTGTAATAGATTGTATTCCTTGTTTTTTAAGAGTTTTAGCCATTCTTTCAATATCATTTACACGGAGTGTGGGATCACCATGTCCAACAAAATAAACATTTCCCTTTATTTCATTACGTCTAACTTTTCCATCTGTGAATAGTTCCGTTTGGAAAGAATAATCTGGCCCTAAGGAAGCTAAAGCTGATGCTGCCGTGAATAATTTTAAATTGGATGCTGGGGTTAACGATAAATCTCCATTATACGAATATAATAGATCACCGTTAGAAGCCGAACGAATACTAACACCTGCAATCGCTCCTTCTAGTATAGGATCTTCTGTTATTAGAGTATGTAATGGAGAAAAGACGTCCACTTGTTTTGCTTGTGTAAGAGACGGGGCTTGAAAAGTGCTTATCATTGTAAATGATAAGATCACCATGCAGAGAATTAATTTTGCCATAAAAGCTTCTCCTTTCAATCTTCTATCTTTAAGGTCTTCATCTATTTTCTTTTTATCCATTTAAAAACAGCTGATCAACATTGACCAGCTGTTTTTGTTTACTATTTTTTACACTACATTAAATTCATCAGGATCTGGACCAACACGCTTGTCTTGGTTCAACGCACTAATTTTTTTCATATCTTCTTCACTTAGTGTGAAATCAAAAATATTTGCATTTTCTTCAATACGATGAGGCTTAATTGATTTAGGAATTGTAACAACCTTATTTTGTAGATCCCATCGCAAGATAATTTGTGCTGTTGATTTATTATATTTTTGAGCAATTTCCACTAGTGTTGGCTCGTCTAGTAACTGACCTTGCATTAATGGTGACCATGCTTCTAGTTGAATTTGATGCTTTTTACAATATTCGTGTAGACTTTCTTGTGTTAACCGTGGATGATATTCAACCTGATTGACCATTGGTTTAACATCAGCTTGATCAATAAGATCTTGTAAATGGTGTTCCTTAAAGTTACTTACGCCAATTGCACGAATTTTCCCATCATGATAAAGCTTTTCTAATGCTTTCCAAGTATCAACGTATTTCCCTTGTTCAGGTACAGGCCAATGAATGAGATATAAATCCAGGTAGTCTAACTGCAGCTTTCTTAAGCTTTCTTCAAATGCAGCGATTGTTTCAACATATCCTTGATCTGCATTCCACACCTTTGATGTGATAAACAATTCATCACGTGACACACCACACTCCGCAATTGCCTTACCAACACCCTCTTCATTCCCATAAACCGCAGCAGTATCAATACTTCTATAGCCAGCTTTAATAGCAGCTAAAACCGAATTTACTACCTCTGACCCATCTTCTACCTTAAACACTCCTAAACCAAACCAAGGCATTTTAACGCCATTATGTAATGTTGTAGTACTTTGTAAGCTTTCCATCAGTTCAGCTCCTTTCATTTTCACCTTATTATTTTCCTATAACATCTTAATAATGAAAAGAAATTTGCTTACGTTTACAAAACTAGTAAAAGTTACTTAAAAAGAGCCCATTATCTCTTTTGAAAGATAAATGGACTCTTTTCTTAATTAATTAGTATCCGTAACCAACGTAAGAAGCTCCAATGATAATTAAAAGAATAAACAAAACAACGATTAGAGCAAAACCAGCTCCATAACCGTATCCACCTGTAGCGCCCATGATGTCACCTCCAAATCCATTTGTTTTACTATATGTTTATAGCACTAACTTCGTTATGGGTAAAAGTCCAGATATGAAAATCTATTTTTTGTCACAATGTATTAGGATTATAAAAGAAAAATTGTTACGATAGAAGAAAGTAATAGTTTGAGGTGAATTTTATGTGTGGTCGGTTTACACTTGCAACAAATCAAGATGTAATTGAAGATCAGTTTCAGCTAATTATCAATGAAGAACTTACATACAGATATAACATTGCTCCATCTCAGGATGTTTTCGTTATAGGATCAAACGGACAGCAACGTGTAGCTACAAACATGCGATGGGGATTAATTCCACCTTGGTCAAAAGATGTGAAAATCGGACATAAAATGATCAATGCACGTTCTGAAACAATTGAACAAAAAGTAAGTTTTAAAAATCCGTTTCGACAAAAAAGATGCTTAATTATTAGTGATGGTTTTTATGAATGGAAAAAAACAGAGAGTGGTAAACAACCCTACCGATTTGTGATGAAGGATAGACGACCGTTTGCTTTTGCCGGTTTATGGGAATGTTGGAATAAGGGCTCCGAACCATTGTTCACGTGTACGATATTAACAACTACCTCAAATGAGGTAACAAAAGATGTTCATGATCGAATGCCTGTGATCTTGCCACCCAATTCATATGATACATGGTTGGATCGGGAAGAAGATAATATTGAACACTTAAAGTCATTGTTAGTACCCTATGATGCTAAACTCATGGATCTATACCCAGTTTCTGCTCTTGTAAATACTCCTAAAAATGA
This genomic stretch from Metabacillus sp. B2-18 harbors:
- the dacB gene encoding D-alanyl-D-alanine carboxypeptidase/D-alanyl-D-alanine endopeptidase: MAKLILCMVILSFTMISTFQAPSLTQAKQVDVFSPLHTLITEDPILEGAIAGVSIRSASNGDLLYSYNGDLSLTPASNLKLFTAASALASLGPDYSFQTELFTDGKVRRNEIKGNVYFVGHGDPTLRVNDIERMAKTLKKQGIQSITGDLIADDSWYDDVRYSVDLPWSDETAYYGAQISALTVSPDKDFDAGTVTIEVSPGQKNQKAEISIFPNTDFVTLINKTNTVSTDEESELTISRTHGKNEVIVEGTISYKALPIKEWVAVWDPTSYSLSVLKKALKQQGIKVKGRERKGVKPNHSKMLLTHQSIPLKEILIPFMKNSNNTHAEMLVKEMGKAHKQSGSWEAGLEVEKQTLTSLGIDVENMYLRDGSGISHVNAIQANSVTDLLYKSQSQAWFSSFYNSLPVAGVKEKKIGGTLRNRMKEEPLKENVVAKTGTLTNVSSISGYLTLSDGNKLIFSILMNHLKDEEQGKLLEEKILSVIAQTTL
- a CDS encoding aldo/keto reductase; the encoded protein is MESLQSTTTLHNGVKMPWFGLGVFKVEDGSEVVNSVLAAIKAGYRSIDTAAVYGNEEGVGKAIAECGVSRDELFITSKVWNADQGYVETIAAFEESLRKLQLDYLDLYLIHWPVPEQGKYVDTWKALEKLYHDGKIRAIGVSNFKEHHLQDLIDQADVKPMVNQVEYHPRLTQESLHEYCKKHQIQLEAWSPLMQGQLLDEPTLVEIAQKYNKSTAQIILRWDLQNKVVTIPKSIKPHRIEENANIFDFTLSEEDMKKISALNQDKRVGPDPDEFNVV
- a CDS encoding YceI family protein; this encodes MTKSKWNLDPTHSGVDFSVKHMMFATVKGGFQSFNAEIEADPTDLTTADITFSIDLASVDTRNEDRDNHLRSADFFDVENHPTLTFKATNIEKTDENEYNVTGDLSLHGVTKSESFAVSFEGTGVDPWGNEKAGFAVEGKLKRSDYGLTWNAPLEAGGVLVGDQIKISLQLQAAKA
- a CDS encoding group-specific protein, giving the protein MSSCKIDHTIDDVTKKLKEQTPYMNYSLGEKCFNFLSTSVSQADLNELFHLLKKFDLASEDEKKIRIDKLEKLVQ
- a CDS encoding SDR family oxidoreductase; its protein translation is MKVFVVGANGKIGKHLSERLNESENYTVLAMVRKEEQQREFENKGIETVIADLEGTVEELQEALNGCDAIVFTAGSGGSTGSDKTLLIDLDGAVKTMEAAEKAGIDRFIMVSALQANNRENWNENLKPYYVAKHYADKMLVQSNLNYTIIRPGGLLNEKGIGKITAGNEVPRATIPREDVATTIIEALENPNTYHKSFDIVSGEDPISTALNNL
- a CDS encoding SOS response-associated peptidase, with translation MCGRFTLATNQDVIEDQFQLIINEELTYRYNIAPSQDVFVIGSNGQQRVATNMRWGLIPPWSKDVKIGHKMINARSETIEQKVSFKNPFRQKRCLIISDGFYEWKKTESGKQPYRFVMKDRRPFAFAGLWECWNKGSEPLFTCTILTTTSNEVTKDVHDRMPVILPPNSYDTWLDREEDNIEHLKSLLVPYDAKLMDLYPVSALVNTPKNDQKECLEPLNSE
- the speD gene encoding adenosylmethionine decarboxylase; the protein is MVLTPEQRIQLHGFNNLTKSLSFNMYDVCYTKTREEREAYIEYIDEQYNADRLTKILKNVTDIIGAHVLNIAKQDYVPQGSSVTILVSEGPVVEVPTESYDESPGPLPEAVTMGLDKSHITVHTYPEYHPNEGISTFRADIDVSTCGEISPLKALNYLIHSFDTDIMTMDYRVRGFTRDINGDKLFIDHDISSIQNYIPDEVKEDFDMIDVNIYQENIFHTKCKLKKFDLNNYLFGYTKDKISKEEQEQITDKLTKEMDEIFYGKNIK
- a CDS encoding acyl-CoA dehydrogenase family protein yields the protein MNFNLSQEQEMVKKLVRSFVDREISPYISEWDRKGHFETSILNRLADLNLMGVCIPEEYGGSGMDYNALAIVCEELERGDTSFRTAVSVHTGLNSMTLLQWGNEWQKRNYLVPQAKGEKIGAFGLTEPNAGSDVASMKTSAIKQGDHYILNGQKTWISLCDVADHFLVFAYTDTSKKHHGISAFIVERTMPGFSSKAIKGKLGIRAGNTGELFFDNVKVPKENLLGEEGEGFKIAMSALDNGRFTVAAGACGIISACLEASVKYCHERSTFGKEIGKHQLVQQMLAKMEAGLQMSRLLVYRAGCLKNEGKRNTRETSLAKWQACDFANEAANDAVQIHGAYGYSDEYPVERHLRNSKAPVIYEGTREIHTIMQAEYVLGYREDKPLNKTLPAWEDIEQLLH
- the moaA gene encoding GTP 3',8-cyclase MoaA translates to MVLKNNKSVYDYFDRPLRDLRISVTDKCNFRCTYCMPAEIFGPDYPFLKRNELLSYEEIERLTKVFVQTLGVKKIRLTGGEPLMRKDLAFLIDRINSIDGVEDIAMTTNGYFLPKYAKELKAAGLQRVSISLDSLNDDVFGKINGRGVSVKAVLDGIDAASKAGLKVKINMVVKRGMNEHEIIPMAKYFREKGHILRFIEFMDVGNSNKWNLQDVYPKKQIVEDIHEVMPLEPVDPNYTGEVASRYRYVGSQDEIGVISSVSDAFCSTCNRARLSASGSLYTCLFASKGHDLREVIRSEKTDEELAKHVTSIWNGRKDQYSVERSELTTKREKIEMSHIGG
- a CDS encoding YjcZ family sporulation protein, yielding MGATGGYGYGAGFALIVVLFILLIIIGASYVGYGY